The Thermoflavifilum sp. genome contains a region encoding:
- a CDS encoding SusC/RagA family TonB-linked outer membrane protein, with the protein MKTYAYNPLLFSRLWEKISLIMRITTVLMLVVFLQVSARSYSQNERTFNFDFNSIRLGKALSLIEKQSQYRFLYNNRVVEANHHVNLQVKDASLDEVLHQIIPEGLTYQILPNHVVVIVPAGEQVEVIRITGVVRDSLGNPLAGVTIKLKGTNTGTVTDAQGRFSIEVPDQQAVLVFTYVGYQTQEVPVSQYASGQELTITLHQMASALNELVVVGYGTQRRSDITNAVTTIDSKDFLKGAYNSPLQLIEGEIPGVVVSNVATADPNQSASVQIRGAASISAGNGPLIVIDGIPGGDLRTISYQDIASISVLRDAAASAIYGSRGANGVILIQTKKGQAGPVTVSYDGYVDHDGIAAKPDILSPQEFLDHKRDADYGARTDWYDALIRKNNIGQNHYVSVSGGSENSVFRLSGNYLTKEAIDIASFRKEYGLTGSFQQKALNDLIEFNENLFYRITQEEYTNYDAFKMAVKLNPTLPIMDPNNPTEYNTLYGYDTYNPVQDLKTRENGADHSYSAIDLRIKLNILKNLNTEVSLSRQGHDRLGRFYSNSHSAESIQNDRTGRADLSDEKWTDYTFEWLGNYNFHKNKHDLQLLGGYSYQEFNDQGFSAENMDFPSDAFSYNNLGAGSWNLEQGRLGMSSWKSKEKTIAFLARANYNFNNTYYLSGSIRHEGNTKFGPNNKWGNFPSISAAWRLSKLSFIQDIRQINDLKIRLSYGVTGRSGFPRYTALARYTGYGMYPNEQGEWIRVYGPANNYNPDLRWEKAISYDLGIDALLFNQRVNLSVDGFIRESKDLLSNYDVPVGTYVWDQMFVNVGTTVSKGVELLANVNVINNAHFQYAANLSASYTRANLKSWSNQQFHLQYQDLAFLPSPGNPGYAYRLEEGTEIGSFYGYRYAGVDENGNILVWKNGVKGSEKIKATGEANADRDRTYIGHGFPRYELGFGNNISYKRFNLFLFFHGRFDYQILNLYQMYFGLQAEPNVNLLKDAYTKNGQIKSGKVICDYFLENGSYLKLANLSLSYSPKIHIPHVNSFRIYGTVRNVFTITKYTGLDPESVNVTGLTPGYGDLDVYPTTRTFTLGLNFILK; encoded by the coding sequence ATGAAAACTTATGCATACAATCCTCTTTTATTTTCCAGACTATGGGAAAAAATTTCACTAATCATGCGAATAACTACGGTGTTGATGCTGGTTGTGTTTCTTCAGGTATCTGCGAGGAGCTATTCGCAAAACGAGCGTACATTCAATTTTGATTTTAATTCCATTCGTTTAGGCAAAGCGCTCAGCCTCATAGAAAAGCAGAGCCAGTATCGTTTTCTGTACAACAACAGGGTCGTAGAGGCCAATCATCATGTGAATCTACAGGTAAAAGATGCTTCTCTTGATGAAGTATTGCATCAGATTATTCCTGAAGGATTAACGTATCAAATCCTGCCCAATCATGTCGTAGTCATTGTACCGGCCGGCGAGCAGGTGGAGGTGATCCGGATTACCGGGGTGGTGCGCGATAGCCTGGGCAATCCACTGGCAGGAGTAACCATAAAATTGAAAGGCACCAATACCGGAACGGTAACCGATGCCCAGGGGCGTTTCAGCATTGAGGTGCCCGATCAGCAAGCCGTATTGGTATTTACCTACGTAGGATACCAGACGCAGGAAGTTCCGGTAAGTCAATACGCCAGTGGTCAGGAACTAACCATCACCTTGCATCAAATGGCCAGCGCATTGAATGAATTGGTAGTGGTGGGTTATGGTACACAAAGGAGGAGTGATATAACTAATGCCGTAACTACCATAGATAGTAAAGACTTTTTGAAAGGTGCATATAATTCTCCACTCCAGTTGATTGAGGGCGAAATACCGGGGGTCGTAGTCTCAAATGTAGCGACTGCTGATCCGAATCAGTCAGCCAGTGTACAGATTAGAGGTGCTGCATCAATTTCGGCAGGGAACGGACCTTTAATTGTAATCGATGGAATACCAGGAGGAGACTTAAGAACCATCTCCTATCAAGATATCGCTTCAATATCCGTATTGCGGGATGCAGCAGCATCGGCAATATATGGCTCCAGGGGTGCAAACGGAGTAATTCTGATTCAAACAAAGAAAGGACAGGCGGGGCCAGTAACGGTAAGTTATGATGGTTATGTTGACCACGATGGTATTGCTGCGAAGCCAGATATTTTATCCCCTCAAGAATTTCTTGATCACAAACGGGATGCCGATTACGGTGCAAGGACCGATTGGTATGATGCCTTAATTCGCAAAAATAATATTGGTCAGAATCACTATGTATCGGTTTCAGGCGGGTCAGAAAACTCAGTATTCAGATTATCCGGTAATTATTTGACAAAGGAGGCTATTGATATTGCTTCTTTCCGGAAGGAATATGGACTTACCGGAAGTTTTCAGCAAAAAGCATTGAATGATCTTATAGAATTTAATGAAAATTTATTTTACAGGATTACCCAGGAAGAATATACCAATTATGACGCATTTAAGATGGCGGTGAAGCTAAATCCCACATTACCCATTATGGATCCAAATAATCCCACGGAATACAATACACTTTATGGCTATGATACATACAATCCGGTACAGGATCTAAAGACAAGAGAAAATGGTGCTGACCATAGCTATTCTGCAATCGACTTACGTATCAAATTAAATATACTTAAGAACTTAAATACCGAAGTTAGCTTATCCCGCCAGGGACATGATAGGCTGGGAAGATTTTATTCTAACTCTCATTCAGCAGAATCAATTCAGAATGATAGAACAGGAAGAGCTGATTTAAGTGATGAGAAATGGACCGATTATACTTTTGAATGGTTGGGTAACTACAATTTCCATAAAAATAAACATGATTTACAATTACTTGGCGGGTATTCTTACCAGGAATTTAATGATCAAGGATTCTCAGCAGAGAATATGGATTTCCCGTCGGATGCTTTTAGTTATAACAACCTTGGTGCAGGCAGCTGGAATCTGGAGCAGGGTAGATTAGGAATGTCGTCCTGGAAAAGTAAAGAAAAAACCATTGCCTTTCTTGCTCGCGCAAATTATAATTTTAATAATACTTATTATTTATCGGGCTCAATACGTCATGAAGGTAACACGAAGTTTGGGCCCAATAACAAGTGGGGAAACTTTCCCTCCATATCTGCTGCATGGCGTTTGTCTAAACTATCCTTTATACAGGATATCCGGCAGATTAATGATTTAAAAATTAGATTGTCGTATGGTGTAACTGGTAGGTCTGGATTTCCACGTTACACAGCATTAGCACGGTATACAGGATATGGGATGTATCCCAATGAACAGGGTGAATGGATAAGGGTATATGGCCCGGCCAACAACTACAATCCCGATCTGAGATGGGAAAAAGCAATTTCCTATGATCTGGGCATTGATGCCTTGTTATTTAATCAACGAGTAAACTTAAGCGTGGATGGATTTATTAGAGAAAGTAAGGATTTACTCTCCAATTACGATGTACCTGTAGGTACTTACGTTTGGGATCAAATGTTCGTCAATGTGGGAACCACCGTCTCAAAAGGAGTTGAGTTGCTGGCAAACGTGAATGTGATTAACAATGCTCATTTTCAATATGCAGCTAATTTAAGTGCTTCGTATACTAGGGCCAATCTTAAATCATGGTCTAATCAACAATTTCATCTTCAATATCAGGATCTTGCATTCTTACCTTCACCAGGAAATCCTGGCTATGCATATCGATTGGAAGAAGGAACTGAAATCGGAAGTTTTTATGGATATCGATATGCCGGCGTGGATGAAAATGGAAACATACTGGTATGGAAAAATGGAGTTAAAGGGTCTGAAAAGATTAAGGCAACGGGAGAAGCAAATGCCGACAGAGATAGGACTTATATCGGCCATGGCTTTCCCAGATATGAACTGGGATTTGGAAATAATATAAGTTATAAACGGTTTAACTTGTTTTTATTCTTCCATGGAAGGTTTGATTATCAGATCCTGAATTTATATCAAATGTACTTTGGTTTGCAAGCAGAACCTAATGTGAACTTATTAAAGGACGCATATACAAAGAATGGTCAGATTAAGTCGGGTAAAGTAATTTGTGACTACTTCCTTGAAAATGGCAGTTACTTGAAACTTGCAAACCTCAGCTTAAGCTATTCTCCGAAAATACACATTCCTCATGTGAACAGTTTTCGTATTTACGGAACTGTACGGAATGTATTTACTATTACAAAATACACCGGACTCGATCCTGAATCGGTGAATGTAACTGGATTAACACCAGGTTATGGTGATCTTGATGTATATCCCACAACCCGCACATTTACCTTAGGATTAAATTTTATTCTTAAATAA
- a CDS encoding amidohydrolase family protein codes for MPVIDAHQHFWIYDPVKDSWITDEMQILKRNYMPVDLQHEMSRAGVDGTVAVQATQSEQETDFLIQLADAYPFIQGVVGWVDLCSDALEERLQAYRKIPVVKGFRHIVQSEPDDFLLRAEVQRGIAALGRYGFTYDILIYHHQLTAARSLVEHLPAQPLVIDHLAKPLIRAKQMEPWASLMKELARAPHLYCKLSGWATEASWHQWQKEDVYPYFDVIFEAFGAERVLFGSDWPVCLLAASYTQIKQTVEAYLMHYFPEALSAVMGENAIRFYRLSSSS; via the coding sequence ATGCCTGTTATTGATGCCCATCAGCACTTCTGGATTTATGATCCCGTGAAAGACAGCTGGATTACGGATGAGATGCAAATTTTAAAAAGGAATTACATGCCCGTGGATTTGCAGCATGAAATGAGCCGTGCTGGCGTTGATGGTACGGTGGCCGTGCAGGCTACACAAAGTGAACAGGAAACGGATTTTTTGATTCAACTGGCCGATGCCTATCCTTTTATTCAGGGTGTTGTGGGCTGGGTTGATTTATGCAGCGATGCACTGGAAGAGCGATTGCAAGCATATCGGAAAATCCCTGTGGTGAAAGGTTTTCGCCATATTGTGCAAAGTGAACCCGATGATTTTTTATTGCGTGCGGAAGTGCAACGAGGTATAGCAGCGCTGGGTCGTTATGGATTTACCTATGATATCCTGATCTATCACCATCAGTTAACTGCCGCACGCTCACTCGTGGAACATCTTCCTGCACAACCCCTGGTGATCGATCATCTGGCGAAGCCCCTGATTCGTGCAAAGCAAATGGAACCCTGGGCCAGCCTGATGAAAGAGCTTGCCCGGGCTCCGCATCTCTATTGCAAACTTTCGGGATGGGCTACAGAAGCCAGCTGGCATCAGTGGCAAAAGGAAGATGTATATCCTTATTTTGATGTGATCTTCGAAGCGTTCGGGGCAGAACGGGTATTATTTGGTTCAGATTGGCCTGTGTGCTTGCTGGCGGCCAGTTACACACAAATCAAACAAACTGTTGAAGCATACTTGATGCACTATTTTCCTGAAGCCCTGAGCGCTGTGATGGGTGAAAATGCAATCCGGTTTTATCGATTATCGTCTTCATCATGA
- a CDS encoding RNA polymerase sigma-70 factor has product MMHDDILIEYLRFWEQHDAEGAYRFLKKHFYVPAFRFCLHWVQGEEDAKELVYDVLMRIWQKGERIRKVRNLKVYVFTSVRNAALNFLQQRKRIQTVSWEDIDIRLAPLAPDPAQLLISSEMIARIQQAIEQLPPKCKLVFKMIREEGFRNKEVAEILHISVNTIDNHLATAMRKISEAIHLYTQETKHPNTQPAHRKNRADK; this is encoded by the coding sequence ATGATGCACGATGACATTCTAATTGAATATTTGCGCTTCTGGGAACAGCATGATGCGGAAGGAGCTTATCGTTTCCTGAAAAAACATTTTTATGTACCCGCATTTCGGTTTTGTTTACACTGGGTGCAGGGTGAAGAGGATGCGAAGGAGCTGGTTTATGATGTGCTCATGCGCATCTGGCAAAAAGGAGAACGCATACGAAAAGTGAGAAACCTGAAGGTTTATGTATTTACCTCAGTACGCAATGCCGCGCTTAATTTTCTTCAGCAGCGAAAGAGAATACAAACTGTGTCGTGGGAAGATATTGATATCCGTCTGGCACCGCTTGCACCCGATCCTGCACAACTGTTGATTTCGTCGGAAATGATTGCCCGCATCCAGCAGGCAATTGAACAACTTCCACCGAAATGTAAACTGGTATTCAAGATGATTCGGGAAGAAGGTTTCAGGAATAAAGAAGTTGCGGAAATTCTCCATATCTCTGTGAATACCATCGATAATCACCTGGCTACCGCCATGCGCAAAATCAGTGAAGCTATTCACCTCTACACACAGGAAACCAAGCACCCCAATACACAACCCGCGCATCGAAAAAATCGAGCGGATAAGTAG
- a CDS encoding histidine kinase — MGMLGHLFTHPHHKKAALPVLVYIFMGWMIWSLLCGWMLMRYYDLPVQLAFTDSVLSHLLAWMILLFLARILFFFYPQSFHFFIICGAVCISAALFVFIDEWLLRITLSYSLLDTWLHESEPVRFGFMIIISLGVAMLSMQHARRTDEQSNRMREEEIQKLARDAELYKLEQQLQPHFLFNCLNSVYALIGKHPEQAREMVIQLADFLRGTLRKEQKPLLTLEEELKQIQLYLNIEKIRFGQRLTTVLDIAEDSLQCELPALLLQPLLENAIKFGLYGHADHVEIRLEAQRLANRLAISISNPFDASLLDHSGTGFGLKSVSRRLYLIYGMADLVKIQSTDHLFRVTCFIPQRT; from the coding sequence ATGGGCATGCTTGGTCATTTGTTCACGCATCCGCATCACAAGAAAGCCGCGCTGCCGGTACTGGTTTATATTTTTATGGGATGGATGATCTGGTCGTTATTATGCGGATGGATGTTGATGCGATATTATGATTTACCTGTTCAGCTGGCGTTCACCGACAGTGTGCTTTCGCACCTGCTCGCATGGATGATATTGCTTTTCCTGGCCCGGATCTTATTTTTCTTTTATCCACAGAGTTTTCATTTCTTCATCATTTGTGGTGCCGTGTGTATCAGTGCGGCATTATTTGTCTTCATTGATGAGTGGTTGCTGCGCATCACCCTGTCGTATTCTTTACTCGATACGTGGTTGCACGAGAGTGAACCGGTGCGTTTTGGATTTATGATCATCATCAGTCTGGGTGTAGCGATGTTAAGTATGCAACACGCGCGACGTACGGATGAACAGTCGAATCGGATGCGGGAAGAAGAAATTCAGAAACTTGCGCGCGATGCTGAATTATATAAATTAGAACAACAATTGCAACCGCATTTTTTGTTTAACTGCCTCAATTCAGTATATGCTTTAATTGGTAAGCATCCCGAACAAGCCAGGGAAATGGTGATTCAACTTGCTGACTTTTTACGGGGAACTTTACGCAAGGAACAAAAACCTTTACTCACGCTGGAAGAAGAGCTTAAACAGATTCAACTGTATTTGAATATCGAAAAAATTCGCTTCGGACAGCGGCTTACCACGGTACTCGATATTGCAGAAGATAGCCTGCAATGTGAGTTGCCTGCTTTGTTGTTACAACCACTGCTGGAGAATGCGATTAAATTCGGATTATATGGTCATGCCGATCATGTGGAGATTCGCCTGGAAGCCCAACGTTTAGCAAATCGGCTTGCTATCTCCATCAGCAATCCTTTCGATGCATCCTTGCTCGATCATTCGGGAACGGGCTTTGGTTTAAAATCGGTGAGTCGCAGGTTGTATTTGATTTATGGCATGGCCGACCTGGTAAAAATTCAATCCACCGACCATTTGTTTCGTGTAACCTGTTTCATACCCCAACGCACATGA
- a CDS encoding response regulator, whose product MKHVIIIDDEQLARDIILEYLEDYPDCEVIAQCENGFEGWKAIQTHHPDLVFLDIQMPHLNGFEMLELCETPPPVIFTTAYDEYAIHAFEANALDYLLKPFSKQRFQKAMEKWQKQLMQPVARSQSWLAGSYHSPLQRIVVKKSDQVKIIPVSTIWYLEAADDYVKIYTADGYYLKNATMQYYEDHLPADQFVRVHRSYIVAIAQITGIHVSEKEGQFIQLVSGKQIPVSRSGYQRIKQLFDM is encoded by the coding sequence ATGAAGCATGTGATTATCATTGACGATGAACAACTCGCAAGAGACATTATTCTGGAATATCTTGAAGATTATCCTGATTGTGAAGTTATTGCCCAGTGTGAAAACGGCTTTGAAGGATGGAAAGCCATTCAGACGCACCATCCCGATCTGGTATTTCTGGATATTCAGATGCCGCATCTGAATGGCTTTGAAATGCTGGAACTCTGCGAAACCCCTCCGCCAGTAATTTTTACCACGGCTTACGATGAGTATGCCATCCATGCTTTCGAAGCCAATGCACTCGATTATTTGCTCAAGCCCTTTTCAAAGCAGCGCTTTCAGAAGGCCATGGAAAAATGGCAAAAGCAGCTCATGCAACCTGTTGCCCGATCGCAATCGTGGCTTGCAGGCAGTTATCATTCGCCCCTCCAGCGTATTGTGGTGAAAAAATCAGATCAGGTTAAAATCATTCCTGTTTCCACTATCTGGTATCTGGAAGCTGCAGATGATTATGTAAAGATTTATACCGCTGATGGATATTATTTGAAGAATGCCACGATGCAATATTACGAGGATCATTTGCCCGCCGATCAGTTTGTTCGTGTGCATCGATCTTATATCGTGGCCATTGCTCAAATCACAGGCATTCATGTTTCTGAAAAAGAAGGACAGTTCATACAGCTGGTATCAGGAAAACAGATTCCTGTAAGCCGCAGTGGATATCAGCGGATCAAACAATTGTTTGATATGTAG
- a CDS encoding FecR family protein, giving the protein MMEERIWILIGKKFSSSLTEAEEEELNNLLPQYPEAQYTMEVLQSCWRVRESESMREIPEDDDVDIFMNRLARARKFPAIDWIGLAIISALLALGIWIYRDVVVPLSRTTATIATTTGNNQIITRYGSRTHVVLPDGSEVWLNAGSTLSYAENFAMTDEREVYLQGEAYFDVHHDKTHPFVIHTTDMDIRDLGTVFNVKAYPDDPTTEATLISGAIEIILRQNDQHVLLKPREKLIWYRSKDSVAFHSTPMTDSLQHPRQYIVQDIHLDRKYKLYPETAWMENKLIFENESFAELAREMERRYAVQINICCEDIAQTPLTGSFTDETLQQALDELRLITHFTYQIKDHEVFINHETQYDANR; this is encoded by the coding sequence ATGATGGAGGAGCGTATCTGGATATTGATTGGAAAGAAATTTTCTTCTTCGCTTACAGAAGCGGAAGAAGAGGAATTAAACAATTTGTTGCCACAATATCCGGAGGCACAGTACACGATGGAAGTGCTACAGTCATGCTGGCGGGTACGTGAGTCTGAATCGATGCGTGAAATTCCCGAGGACGACGATGTCGATATTTTCATGAACAGACTTGCGCGTGCCAGAAAGTTTCCGGCTATCGACTGGATAGGCCTGGCGATCATCAGCGCATTGCTTGCCCTCGGAATATGGATTTACCGGGATGTGGTGGTTCCATTATCCCGTACAACAGCAACAATAGCCACAACCACCGGTAACAATCAAATCATCACACGTTATGGCTCGCGTACCCACGTGGTGTTGCCCGACGGCAGCGAGGTCTGGCTTAATGCAGGATCGACATTAAGCTATGCCGAGAATTTTGCCATGACCGATGAGCGTGAAGTATATCTGCAGGGGGAGGCTTATTTTGATGTCCATCACGATAAAACGCATCCTTTTGTGATTCATACGACCGATATGGACATTCGCGATCTGGGTACGGTATTTAATGTGAAGGCATATCCTGATGATCCAACCACAGAAGCTACTTTAATTTCAGGGGCTATTGAAATTATCCTGAGGCAAAATGATCAGCATGTGTTGCTGAAACCACGTGAAAAGCTCATCTGGTACAGGTCAAAAGACAGTGTAGCATTTCACTCTACCCCGATGACCGATTCTTTGCAGCATCCCCGGCAATATATTGTTCAGGATATACATCTTGATCGGAAATATAAACTTTATCCGGAGACTGCATGGATGGAAAATAAATTGATTTTTGAAAATGAATCATTTGCTGAGCTCGCCAGGGAGATGGAGCGACGTTACGCCGTGCAGATCAATATCTGCTGTGAGGATATTGCACAAACGCCGCTCACCGGCTCATTTACCGATGAAACGCTGCAGCAGGCACTCGATGAACTGAGACTTATCACCCATTTTACTTATCAAATCAAGGATCATGAAGTATTCATCAACCATGAAACACAATACGATGCGAATAGATAG
- a CDS encoding 8-amino-7-oxononanoate synthase → MYAAYLERILAEKIARQAYRALRPSEGIDFCSNDYLGLARDRVFQQRIGAWIAAHQLSHGSTGSRLLSGAYPFLDEVEQYVARFHQAPAALIFSSGYMANLALMSAIPARGDLVLYDQFIHASLRDGLRMSFAHHRAFAHNDIQQVDELLKKRRERYPGQRIFVVVESVYSMDGDQPDLARLAAVCEQYEAALLVDEAHAVGVMGPRGEGLVTSLGLSEKCFARVVTFGKALGAHGAAILGSELLRQYCINTARPLIYSTALPPAALAAVYLAYQQIPDMHMQREHLQRLALCWQQQMKTREQFFSPIQVVRIPGNARVKACAQYLQAAGFDVRPILHPTVPRGEERLRIVLHSFNTESEVIALAQKLREWQEEPLHDEDDNR, encoded by the coding sequence ATGTACGCAGCTTATCTGGAACGAATTTTAGCTGAGAAAATAGCCCGACAGGCCTATCGTGCGCTGCGTCCGTCGGAGGGCATTGATTTTTGTTCCAATGATTATCTCGGGCTTGCACGCGATAGGGTGTTTCAGCAACGTATCGGCGCATGGATTGCTGCTCATCAGTTGAGTCATGGCAGCACGGGTTCCAGGTTGTTATCCGGTGCATATCCATTTCTGGATGAGGTAGAGCAATATGTTGCCCGGTTTCATCAGGCTCCTGCAGCGCTGATCTTTTCTTCCGGCTATATGGCTAATCTGGCATTGATGTCGGCTATTCCTGCGCGGGGCGATCTGGTGCTCTATGATCAATTCATCCATGCTTCTCTGCGCGATGGACTGCGTATGAGTTTTGCCCATCATCGGGCATTCGCACACAATGATATCCAGCAGGTAGATGAACTGCTAAAAAAACGACGTGAGCGGTACCCGGGACAACGGATATTTGTGGTGGTAGAATCCGTTTATTCCATGGATGGAGATCAGCCCGACCTGGCACGACTTGCAGCCGTTTGCGAGCAATATGAAGCCGCTTTGCTGGTAGATGAAGCCCATGCCGTGGGTGTGATGGGCCCGCGGGGCGAAGGTCTGGTAACATCGCTGGGCTTATCCGAAAAATGTTTTGCTCGTGTGGTGACGTTCGGCAAAGCCTTAGGTGCTCATGGGGCCGCCATCCTGGGCAGTGAACTGCTCAGGCAATATTGTATCAATACAGCAAGACCACTGATCTATTCCACGGCTTTGCCTCCTGCTGCACTGGCTGCCGTGTACCTGGCTTATCAACAGATACCGGACATGCACATGCAACGCGAGCATCTGCAGCGCCTGGCGCTGTGCTGGCAACAACAGATGAAAACACGCGAACAATTTTTTTCGCCTATTCAGGTTGTTCGTATTCCCGGGAATGCCCGTGTGAAGGCCTGTGCGCAATATTTACAGGCGGCCGGGTTTGATGTGCGACCGATTTTACATCCCACCGTACCGCGGGGAGAAGAACGCTTGCGTATTGTATTACACAGTTTTAATACCGAATCAGAGGTGATAGCCTTAGCCCAAAAGTTAAGAGAATGGCAGGAAGAGCCGCTTCATGATGAAGACGATAATCGATAA
- a CDS encoding DUF4288 domain-containing protein — MKIEMIAGSQHFSLKDAPMKWFIAKLVYRIVVGDGNHKAQFEEQLRLIAAHHQHEACQKARQIGKAEEQQFENIYHQPVCWQFLDVSELYPVEEIEDGMELYSHIEEPDFPDNYLKLLKHKSTSIDLNMIIQDEET; from the coding sequence ATGAAAATTGAAATGATTGCAGGTAGTCAACATTTCTCATTAAAAGATGCTCCAATGAAATGGTTTATTGCCAAATTGGTTTATCGGATTGTGGTGGGTGACGGCAATCACAAAGCGCAATTTGAAGAACAACTGCGCTTGATTGCAGCCCATCATCAACATGAAGCCTGCCAGAAAGCACGGCAAATAGGCAAGGCTGAAGAACAACAATTTGAAAACATTTATCATCAACCCGTTTGCTGGCAGTTCCTGGATGTGAGTGAATTATATCCGGTTGAAGAAATTGAAGACGGTATGGAACTGTATTCACATATTGAAGAACCTGATTTTCCGGATAATTATTTGAAGCTGTTAAAGCATAAATCTACCTCAATTGATCTAAACATGATTATTCAAGACGAAGAAACGTAG
- a CDS encoding LiaF domain-containing protein, with amino-acid sequence MRHASSRHSEPETDMPDWIKQHRSGRRWGGLIIFITGMFLLLQQLHLPIPAWILSWPMYFIILGVLFLISSRCHNMAGVIFLLVGGLFLARDVLDFPAQIYPYIWPVLIMLIGLILIFRPHRKNKFCRRPYWEKNFRYDWQHKNAEENPQPTSQNTEQFVEAIDWFDTTAVFCGMRRKIISKHFKGGDVVSCFGGVEIDLTQADVQGKAIIDAAVVFGGLRLFVPASWDVRVDMTNVMGGVDDRREVVGVAPDPNKILSLTGAVVMGGVEIRSFPT; translated from the coding sequence ATGCGACATGCATCATCACGTCATTCCGAACCTGAAACCGATATGCCCGACTGGATAAAGCAACATCGTTCTGGTCGTCGCTGGGGCGGATTGATTATTTTCATCACGGGTATGTTTTTATTACTGCAACAGTTGCACCTTCCCATACCTGCATGGATATTGAGCTGGCCCATGTATTTCATTATTCTGGGCGTATTGTTTTTGATCAGCAGCCGTTGCCATAATATGGCAGGCGTGATCTTTTTACTGGTTGGCGGCTTATTTCTGGCCAGGGATGTACTGGATTTTCCTGCACAGATTTATCCCTATATCTGGCCGGTACTGATCATGCTTATCGGGCTGATACTGATTTTCAGGCCGCACCGGAAAAATAAATTTTGCCGCCGTCCTTACTGGGAAAAAAATTTCAGGTATGATTGGCAGCATAAAAATGCAGAGGAAAATCCACAACCAACGTCGCAAAACACGGAACAGTTTGTTGAAGCCATAGATTGGTTTGATACAACCGCTGTGTTTTGTGGCATGCGCAGAAAGATTATATCCAAGCATTTCAAAGGAGGCGATGTGGTGAGTTGTTTCGGTGGTGTAGAAATTGATCTTACCCAGGCTGATGTGCAAGGTAAAGCGATTATTGATGCAGCAGTGGTGTTTGGTGGATTGCGTTTGTTTGTGCCGGCCAGCTGGGATGTGCGTGTGGATATGACCAATGTGATGGGTGGTGTGGATGATCGAAGGGAGGTAGTGGGCGTGGCGCCTGATCCAAATAAAATTTTATCGCTCACCGGTGCAGTGGTGATGGGAGGGGTAGAAATCAGAAGCTTTCCCACATGA